In one window of Frigoriglobus tundricola DNA:
- a CDS encoding sigma-70 family RNA polymerase sigma factor produces the protein MSEFKNRVLKELTEQQTRYAPPARREAQIANAQKLMGEVEPGKAYPYAYICYRVTDFRSDAHADLLISGADLRHDLALFVRRVGRSVPPVPVEQSVEPMLTLEEVSKRFNVSTKTISRWRVKGLAARRIKVNGRSQLGFPTAAVEKFVADHKVLVEKGARFSHLTGAEKEDILRLARELRDAGGTLTEVSRSIATKLHRSPEAVRYTIKNFDRCHPDGALFPHATGPLTDAAKHEIYLAKRQHDIDLKNAKPTGDTVNLIAKRFGRTRSSMYRVVNEVRAKELVRTPVDYIYNTEFDDPTREAAIVAPMPGEAEFESKRVGKTPPKDVPAHMAHLYEWPLLSKEQEQHVFRKMNFLKHKLHKLQEALDPAKAKVNDLMQVEDLKQGIRDSRDLLISCNQRLVYAQAKQKLALGENIDDLVSDGNLSLMRAVEKFDYGRGFKFSTYATWAIMKNFARSIPDAKTHKQRYMTGHDDLFEAKADVRTDEQEVLAQADAARARVNRLLEHLDARTREVIRMRTGLDGSEEMTLEQIGQHFGITKERVRQINVRGMKMLREWAAKENVEVP, from the coding sequence GTGAGCGAGTTCAAGAACCGAGTCCTGAAGGAGCTAACGGAACAGCAGACCCGGTACGCGCCGCCGGCGCGCCGGGAAGCTCAAATCGCCAACGCCCAGAAGTTGATGGGCGAGGTCGAGCCGGGCAAGGCGTACCCTTACGCCTACATCTGCTACCGCGTCACCGATTTCCGGTCGGACGCGCACGCCGATCTGCTGATTTCGGGTGCCGACCTGCGGCACGACCTGGCGCTGTTCGTCCGCCGGGTCGGCCGGTCGGTGCCGCCGGTCCCCGTCGAGCAGTCGGTCGAGCCGATGCTCACCCTCGAAGAGGTGAGCAAACGCTTTAACGTCTCCACGAAGACGATTTCCCGTTGGCGCGTTAAGGGCCTGGCCGCGCGCCGCATCAAGGTGAACGGACGGAGCCAGCTCGGGTTCCCGACGGCTGCAGTGGAAAAGTTCGTCGCGGACCACAAAGTGCTGGTCGAGAAGGGGGCGCGGTTCAGCCACCTCACCGGTGCCGAGAAAGAGGACATTCTCCGGCTGGCACGCGAACTGCGAGACGCCGGTGGGACGCTCACGGAAGTGAGCCGGTCCATCGCCACGAAACTGCACCGCAGCCCCGAGGCGGTGCGCTACACGATCAAGAATTTCGACCGCTGCCACCCGGACGGCGCCCTGTTCCCGCACGCCACCGGCCCGCTCACGGACGCCGCGAAGCACGAGATCTATCTCGCCAAGAGGCAGCACGACATCGATTTGAAGAACGCCAAACCCACGGGGGATACCGTGAATCTCATTGCCAAACGATTCGGCCGCACCCGGTCCAGCATGTACCGGGTCGTGAACGAGGTCCGGGCCAAGGAACTGGTCCGCACGCCGGTCGATTACATCTATAACACCGAGTTCGACGACCCGACCCGTGAGGCCGCCATCGTGGCCCCGATGCCCGGCGAGGCCGAGTTCGAGTCCAAGCGCGTCGGGAAGACGCCGCCCAAAGACGTACCGGCCCACATGGCCCACCTGTACGAGTGGCCGCTGCTCAGCAAGGAACAGGAACAGCACGTGTTCCGGAAAATGAACTTCCTGAAGCACAAGCTCCACAAGCTCCAGGAAGCGCTCGACCCCGCGAAGGCGAAGGTCAACGACCTGATGCAGGTGGAGGACCTGAAGCAGGGCATCCGCGACAGCCGCGACCTGCTCATCAGTTGCAACCAGCGGCTCGTGTACGCCCAGGCGAAGCAGAAGCTCGCCCTCGGCGAGAACATCGACGACCTCGTGAGCGACGGCAACCTATCGCTGATGCGGGCGGTCGAGAAGTTCGACTACGGCCGCGGGTTCAAGTTCAGCACCTATGCGACGTGGGCGATCATGAAGAACTTCGCCCGGTCGATACCGGACGCGAAGACGCACAAGCAGCGGTACATGACGGGCCACGACGACCTGTTCGAGGCGAAGGCCGACGTGCGGACGGACGAGCAAGAAGTGCTCGCGCAGGCCGACGCCGCCCGCGCCCGGGTCAACCGCTTGCTGGAGCACCTCGACGCCCGGACGCGCGAAGTGATCCGGATGCGGACCGGTCTGGACGGGTCGGAAGAAATGACCCTGGAGCAGATCGGTCAACACTTCGGCATCACGAAGGAGCGGGTGCGGCAGATCAACGTCCGCGGGATGAAGATGCTCCGCGAGTGGGCCGCGAAGGAAAACGTGGAAGTGCCGTAA
- the glgA gene encoding glycogen synthase GlgA: protein MAGLRVLLAASEVVGFAKTGGLADVTGALPRALARQRHLAAVVMPLYAAVRRSGRPVERTGIVLPVPMGDRVLACRVYRSHLPNTDVPVFLIEHQPFFERDNPALGRGLYQQSGPGGDKVDYWDNGERFVFFSRAVMELVPHLGFTPDVIHANDWQTGLVPVYLRELYRQHPGYQRMRTVFTIHNIAYQGSYPRELMNLTGLPGWLYNPGQLEHYGFNFLKAGVVFADAVTTVSPTYAREVQTAEYGYGLEGVLANVSGKLSGIVNGCDYEHWNPAHDRLLAATYTPETVFEKKPLCKADLQRRFHLPEDPNAPVLGVVARLVNQKGIDLIMSAAPGFLDLGCQLVVLGDGDREYHDQLQYFRDRNPDRVGIYLGFNETLAHAIEAGSDLFLMPSRYEPCGLNQMYSLKYGTPPVVRTTGGLADTVVNATLENLADGRATGFSFNDYTASALYETVKWALVLYRDRPADFRQVVRTAMAQDWSWDRSAEAYVKLYQRVLGG, encoded by the coding sequence GTGGCCGGGTTGAGGGTTTTGCTGGCGGCCAGCGAGGTGGTCGGGTTCGCCAAAACGGGCGGGCTGGCGGACGTGACCGGCGCGCTGCCGCGGGCGCTGGCCCGGCAGAGGCACCTCGCCGCGGTCGTGATGCCGCTGTACGCGGCCGTCCGCCGCAGCGGGCGGCCCGTCGAGCGCACGGGCATTGTCCTCCCCGTCCCGATGGGCGACCGCGTACTCGCCTGCCGCGTGTACCGCTCGCACCTGCCCAACACCGACGTCCCGGTGTTCCTGATCGAGCACCAGCCGTTCTTCGAGCGCGACAACCCGGCGCTGGGGCGCGGACTGTACCAGCAGTCGGGACCCGGTGGGGACAAAGTGGACTACTGGGACAACGGCGAGCGGTTCGTGTTCTTCTCGCGCGCCGTGATGGAACTGGTTCCGCACCTCGGGTTCACCCCGGACGTGATCCACGCGAACGACTGGCAGACCGGCCTCGTTCCGGTGTACCTGCGCGAGCTGTACCGCCAGCACCCCGGCTACCAGCGGATGCGGACGGTCTTCACCATTCACAACATCGCGTACCAGGGCTCCTACCCGCGCGAGCTGATGAACCTCACCGGCCTGCCCGGCTGGTTGTACAACCCCGGTCAGCTCGAGCACTACGGGTTCAACTTCCTGAAGGCCGGCGTGGTGTTCGCGGATGCGGTGACCACCGTCAGCCCGACCTACGCCCGCGAGGTCCAGACCGCCGAGTACGGGTACGGGCTGGAGGGCGTGCTCGCGAACGTCAGTGGGAAGCTGTCGGGCATCGTGAACGGGTGCGACTACGAGCACTGGAACCCGGCCCACGACCGGTTGCTCGCGGCCACCTACACGCCGGAGACGGTGTTCGAGAAGAAGCCCCTGTGCAAAGCCGATTTGCAGCGCCGGTTCCACCTGCCCGAGGACCCGAACGCGCCGGTCCTCGGCGTGGTGGCCCGGCTCGTGAACCAGAAGGGCATCGATCTCATCATGAGCGCCGCGCCGGGGTTCCTCGACCTCGGCTGTCAGCTCGTGGTCCTCGGCGACGGCGACCGCGAGTACCACGACCAGCTCCAGTACTTCCGCGACCGGAACCCGGACCGGGTGGGCATCTATCTGGGCTTCAACGAGACGCTCGCGCACGCGATCGAGGCCGGGAGCGACCTGTTCCTGATGCCGAGCCGCTACGAGCCGTGCGGGCTGAACCAGATGTACAGCCTGAAGTACGGCACGCCGCCGGTGGTGCGAACGACCGGCGGCCTCGCGGACACGGTAGTGAACGCGACCCTGGAGAACCTGGCCGACGGCCGGGCCACCGGGTTCAGCTTCAACGACTACACGGCGAGTGCCCTGTATGAGACGGTGAAGTGGGCACTGGTCCTGTACCGCGACCGGCCCGCCGACTTCCGCCAGGTCGTCCGCACCGCAATGGCCCAGGACTGGAGCTGGGACCGCAGCGCCGAAGCCTATGTGAAGCTGTACCAGAGAGTGCTCGGCGGCTGA
- a CDS encoding TIGR03066 family protein, with amino-acid sequence MKPLCAAVLGLATMFALAGSARADDTAKLLGKWEVTKSGGETPVGTVVEFAKDGKMTANLSLDGKDLKLEGTYKLDGKKLSVKLKLNEEKIEHDFTITFKGDDELHLEDGDKKVDSLKKKK; translated from the coding sequence ATGAAGCCGCTGTGCGCCGCGGTGCTGGGACTGGCGACGATGTTCGCGCTGGCCGGCTCGGCCAGGGCCGACGACACCGCCAAGTTGCTCGGCAAATGGGAAGTCACGAAGTCCGGGGGCGAGACGCCGGTCGGTACGGTGGTCGAGTTCGCGAAAGACGGCAAGATGACCGCCAACCTGTCGCTCGACGGCAAGGACCTGAAGCTCGAAGGCACCTACAAGCTCGACGGCAAGAAGCTCTCGGTCAAGCTGAAGCTCAACGAGGAGAAGATCGAGCACGATTTCACGATCACGTTCAAGGGCGACGACGAGTTGCACCTCGAAGACGGCGACAAGAAGGTGGACTCGCTCAAGAAGAAGAAGTAA